The Tenrec ecaudatus isolate mTenEca1 chromosome 14, mTenEca1.hap1, whole genome shotgun sequence genome contains a region encoding:
- the LOC142425430 gene encoding ferritin light chain-like yields the protein MSPQIRQNYSADAEAGVNRLVNLHLQASYTYLSLDFFFDRDDVALEGVGHFFRELAKEKREGAERLLKLQNQRGGRALFQDVQKPSQDEWGRTLDAMEAALALEKKLNQALLDLHAAGSTHTDPHLCDFLENHFLDKGVKLLKKMGDHLPNLRRVASPQAGLGEYLFERLTRKD from the coding sequence ATGAGCCCTCAGATCCGTCAGAATTATTCCGCCGACGCGGAGGCCGGCGTCAACCGTCTGGTCAACCTGCACCTGCAAGCCTCTTACACCTACCTCTCTCTGGACTTCTTTTTCGACCGCGACGATGTGGCTTTGGAAGGCGTGGGGCACTTCTTCCGCGAGCTGGCGAAGGAGAAGCGCGAGGGGGCCGAGCGTCTCTTGAAGCTGCAGAACCAGCGCGGCGGCCGCGCCCTCTTCCAGGATGTGCAGAAGCCGTCTCAAGATGAGTGGGGTCGAACCCTGGACGCCATGGAAGCTGCCCTAGCCCTGGAGAAAAAACTCAACCAGGCTCTTCTGGATCTGCATGCCGCGGGGTCCACTCACACCGACCCtcatctctgtgactttctggagaaccacTTCCTGGACAAGGGGGTGAAACTTCTCAAGAAGATGGGCGACcacctgcccaacctccgcagggTGGCCAGCCCCCAGGCCGGCCTGGGCGAGTATCTCTTCGAGAGGCTCACTCGCAAAGACTAG